The sequence below is a genomic window from Glycine max cultivar Williams 82 chromosome 20, Glycine_max_v4.0, whole genome shotgun sequence.
AAACATTTAtttctacttttcttttttgggcTTCAGGTAGAACAGGCATTTATAACCCTTCCTCGAGTCCTTTGctagctaattttttttttcccaatcTGGTTAAGGGATGGATCTGGTTTGCATAACAATCCACatgaatgtttttaaaaatatttggtaTTGAATATTTCGAAGCTTTACTACTGTGCAGGATTAAGACATTACTCATTACACTTTGTCATTCATTTCAGGTCTGGGATCTTGGCGGACAAGAAAGACTGAGGACATCATGGGCAACATATTACCGAGGAACGCATGCTGTTATTGCGGTGATTGACAGCAGTGATAGAGCCAGGATCTCTATCATAAAGGATGAACTTTTTAGGTTGCTGGGGCATGAAGATTTACAACATTCTGTCATTCTTGTCTTTGCTAATAAACAAGATATCAAGGATGCTATGACTCCTGCTGAGATCACTGATGCACTATCCCTTCACAGCATCAAGGATCATGATTGGCATATACAAGCTTGCTGTGCCCTATCAGGAGAAGGGTTGTATGATGGTCTTGGATGGATTGCCCAGCGAGTAACTGGCAAAGCCCCAACATGATGTTGTGTTGCTGAAAACCTGGGATGAGATTCATTTTTCATGTATTGAATTTATGTCATAAGTGACACATTCTATGTATCATTTATACTTAAAAGAGCCAAGCTAGATTGTAGATTCTTGCAGTTTCACTTTGTGTAATCGAGCAGATCATTTACCAAAGATCTATAGACATGCCTTATTCCACACGCTttgcaatgaaaaaaaattatatatacatatatactgtCATCATGGGTTGGTAATTATCGTCTAAGCAATTAAGCTGTCATCTGAAACATAAAAACTATGTATTTTCTATAATTGTCATCCGCACATGGGAGCATGCATGAAAATTTGCCAATAACAATATTGTTTCAAATCTCAATTTCTAGACCAATCATGGATTAGAAAGGGGGGGAAGGGAGCGGGGTTGGCAATTAGCATTGATCATCATCAGAGAATCCAGCATCTACAGCAGCTTTTAGAATCTTGGGGGCCTTCAAACCACCGATCCCATGTAGGACTTAGGGGACCAACTGATCTGTCaaacccccccaaaaaaaattgttacacaTCAAAGATAGCACGTGGTTGCAACGTAAATAAAAGTTCACTTAAGAGATCTTACGATGGTAGTAATGGATCAGGTTTTGTTTCCACATTGATGAGCATTCTGGCAAAACAAAAACCGGATGGAAATTCAAAGTTAAACCAGCACAAATTATATACATTATCGAATCATTTTCTACTTCTAAGCTTACATTTTGCACGATGTAGATGCTTTCTCCATCCTTTCAAGTTGTTCCAGCTCTTCCTGCATTCATTTTATAGTGACTATTGAGTATTGAAAACTAGAACTAAATACGGGTAATTGATAAGGGAGGCTAAGAACCACAATCAGCCTTTCCTATGAAAAGCTCACCAGACGGCTTCTTAGACCTCCCATACATTTTCATCAAAGACTACGGAATTTAATCCTACATAAATAGTGAATATATGAGCATCATAATAGTGAAACTGAAAGGCAATGTGCATGCCAAACAGCATAGATCAAATGGCACAAATCCCTTACTGCAAGCGCTAGATCCCAGGATGGAATCCTGGGCAAGCTGCTTTACCTGAATCCTATGCCTACCATCCCCCTCCTGAACTCGGTCACACCTAGCCTTAGGGAAAAAAtgtagaaaaaggaaaagggcAATGTAAACAAGACCACATGGAAGAGGATTGGAGTATTGGACTACCCTTTAGTCAAGGGCGACAACTACAATTGCCTTCCCCTTTCTCTTTGGGAAGCCATATCTAGTCATCCTGACCAGAAAAGAACATTCAGTTCCACAGGGTATTCTGAAACTTGTACCTCAAAAAATAAGCATGAAAGAGTTTTCATGTCCTTAGAATTTTCATATCCCATCTCCCTAAAGATTAAGATACAAACggaaaataataaaaccaaTAACAAGACTCCTAACAATGAGCTTATGCCAACTATGAGGGATATATAATAAACAGAGAAGGAAGCAGTTTCACAGGTATGTagtccaaaaaatatttaatcctcCCTGTCCAACGGTGCTACCCACTTATAGAACGGATTTACATAGTTGGCCTTGGCCACTtaaagcattaaaaaaaaatcaacctatATATCTAAGAAATTAATGGTTGCTTCTTTCTCTCCTCCATGGATGAAGTGGGCCTCATGATGGATTACCAAATAATCTTAACTGGGTAAGGACTTGATAACATATTCCAGATCATGAAACTGTTATtaaacaagataataatatttgacAGAGATGATCACTAAAAAGTTACAAGTGGCCCCCTTATCAACTTCACTGGTCTTTGGCAAATCACCGAAAGAGACAAAGGAGGGGGCAGTGAATGACCTTTGCAACATTATATGATTGCTTAATTACTCCTAGTAACCTTGATGCCGATAAGGTTAATAGCACAGGATTTTGCTAGTTCTCCGAACATCCAATGATATGATTGCTTAATTGCATATCCTTAACAGGAGCTCAAAAGGGTGTTGGCACTGATCTATCCAGTTTGACAAACCCCCAATTTGATGTTTCTAAATTTCCTTCACACCTAAATTTGAATCTTTTAGGTTGGTAAGGATAAATGAAGGCAACAAATCTAAATCAAGTTCTTAGAGCATACTCTCCATTCCCCAATTCAATACGCCATACCTTCTTGTAAGTGatctaaaatatcaaattttggtTTCTAATATGTCATAGAACTTACAATTCATTATCTATACCTTCGCCAGCTCACATAGAAAAAGAGGAACCAAAGAATTGGAAGGATTTTGGTGATAAATCATATTCCCTCTGTGGTCTGTCCCATGTTTTAAAGATTGCTAGTTGAGAAATGGAATCTCAAATCTCAATTATTACCAAAAACAGGGTTGAACCATTTGAGTAATTGATGCTTAATTGCTTATAACGGTACAAAGTGAATCAAAACAGTGgggaaataataaattattgataaatgagAAGCAAATGCAAACAGCAAGGTTTATTTTGGAATGATGGAGGTCCTACTTCATGAAATTATTACCCCCCAGTTCCAGTAAACACTCATCAGAAAATAACCCAAGAAGGTACATTCATATATTAAGCCAACTATGTCAACGGCAATTATATCTAAAAGGAGGTGGACTAGCTAAATTTCTCcaacttgtttatttttgttgactacaaaaatattatcaaaaacaaaaacactacCACAATCCCTGCAGGGCCAACTTTGTCCCATAAACAGAAAATGCTAAAGTTGATTTGTGCGCAATGTTGTTAAAATAACCATCATAGTGTCGCCATAACACTATAACAAGGCATTCAACCCCTTTGCCATAGGCAATTTATGAAGGGAAGCCCACTATGGCGGCGCCATATGCCACAATGGTGTGATTATATGGCAGAATTTTGGTTACCCACCATTGATAAACTTGTTTGTGCATAAATAAACATTTAGAAAAATCACCTGATATTTTAATAtagaaaatttcataaaattttcaaCCGGCAATCTTTGTTGTTAGACAGTTATGAGTGATGGTAACCTGGATAAAGTTTTTAAAGGCATGTTTGGTTCTATATCTTGGATGTGATTTTAAGAAGCTAATAGTTATAGTTTTCACATTCTAAAGGTGATTCTTTCTCCCCAGGTTCCCAACATGCAATACAACGCTGAACCTTTGATACAACTATCAAGTGAAAGATCTCAGTCTCTCTCCCTTGCTCAATAGATGTCTCTCCAAATATTTGAAACGCAGCAGCTGAGTTTCAGCAAATCCCTTCAAAAGTCAAGGTGCATATTCCATTTTTGCATTATtacaattatgaattatataaggtttttaaaattctatCGCTGTTTTAAGTAAAGCAGCCACTAGTAAAAAGAGTGATAAAGTAGATTGTAAATTTAGAGTCATCTGAAAGAAAAACTGTGCCCCTGAGTGTAACTAAATGAACTTTCTGGCAGTTTCctacaaaatgaaaatgcaaaattgTCCAAAAACCGCAACTTACGACATGAGTAAGCAAGAAACgacaaaaattaaagtaaaaaaaacaacatcggtttaaTTATACTATCTCAATCATTAAGCTTTGGTCGCTGTAATGACAGATTGACAGTGCATATAGACAGATTAATCTATTAATCTTAGAAAAGTGAAGCTTCCTAAGCAAAGACTCAGGAACGGTTGATATCTTCAACTGAAATGTTTCCACATCTAAAGATAACTTTGCCAGTTAAAATCGCATTTTGTTCATTAAGAATAATTGATAATCAAAACCCAAACGCCTTTTTAACAGGTAAAcaattaatatatcaaaacaTTAATTATGATATCCAGAAAATATTCATTGGGGAAACAATAACCAAACTACCAGTAGTTTGGTCCTTCAAAGATACACTTGACATCAATCTGATCCTCTAAAGATATGCAACATCAAATCAGGAACCCttagattaaaaaatacacCAAATCAATCCTTTTGTCTAGCTAATTGACACAAACTTGAACCATTTTCATGTCAATTTAAATATTCAGAGGACTGATTGGAATTCAAAAATCTTTGTAGGACCAAATTGGTGTAAATGTAAGTGTATATTTTGGAAAACCatgcatttaataaaataactacCCTTTTAACTATCAGGAGGCCACACTATAGTTGAGGTTCACGGACCACAATAACATGTACCTCTCCAATCTGCACATTAATTTCTTAAACAGTGTTTCCACAAACAAAAACTCATAAATCAAGCTGACAGAAGAATACCCCAGCAATCaaccaaataattttttgttgttgttaatttgTAGGCAACGTCATCAGGTTCACAGATAGCATTTGTCTCTGATAATACCGACACACCAACAAAGAAAAGTTAAAACCTTTCTCAAACTCATTTTACCATCTCTCGTTGAgaagaaccaaaaaaaaaaaagtaaaccaatcaaaaagcaaagcaaaagGCCAATGGAAAAAACGACACAAACAGAGAACAATcaaaaacaaacagaaaaaaatcACCACCCCACCAATGAACAAAACCCCAAGATATAAATtatgaagagaagaaaaaaaagagtacgTACCTCTAAGAATCGTGCTTCTTGCTCCAAGCGTTTGAGTTCAGCATGTATCCTATGTTTCCCTCTTGTATCTGCGGAAGACAGAGACTGAACCCTGTGGGTCATGGGGCTTGCGGATTCAGGCCCACCGGATTCCATTTTCCGAGAGAGAAGGGGTGgcaatggaaaataaaaaatcttaaaatcccTAGCTTGCAAATAGAGTTGGatatgattatgattataaaAGAGAGGTGATTGAGTTAGAGTGCATTGAAGAAGAAATCTTGATGGACCCCATGATCAAGTGCTGGCCATGGAATTGAAAGCAGAAGCAGAAGGGTGGGTTCAGAAAACAATAGAGCAGGATCTAAGCGTACTGAAAACGCAGAGACAGAGACAGGTCACAAGGGCGTTGTGTTTGGTGAACAAAGAATATAAGAGAGAGAGGTTAAGGGGTGTTTGGAGTTTGAAGAGTGTATTGAGAGTTGGAGCGGAAAATGGGGGTGAAAAAGAAAACTTGTTTCAAGTGTTGAAGTCGAAGTTGTCGTTTTTGGGTGCTGTTGTTGGAATTCGAACACAACATCAAAGCTGGTTTTCTTTTGAGTTTCTCATTTTTtgtgtccaaaaaaaaaaatactttctctctctctctctcttttctttctgaCTTTGagactcttttgatttttaagcACGCGGTGAGGTGTTTAAACTCACTGGCTATTATggtttggttttattttatgcaaacaaacaaaattgttaGGACAGATgagattttactgtttttaagGATAAATTAGCTGTCAATTTTGTAAGTACTTCCATGTTTACTTTTTAATTGtccaatttttaataaaaaaagatttttatttatatgtaatttttaaagttcaagtaatattgattcttttttttcaattatatccTTATTCTAATTAATcacttacatttttttataaaattaaatgataaataattgaaaacttcaaaaaaaaaaaattaaatgcagaTTACATACGTTCCCTGCTTCTCCACAAATGAAATGTCAACCAATAGAAAATTATGAACATGCATTAGTTATGgagagagaaatagaaatataCAATAATTATGGACATTGAAAAAAACGTGGAGCTAGAAAAGGAACTTAATAGAGAAAGtgtatcattttattattatataagaacagagaaaatactaaataagacaaaaaaacaaacaagtaaaATAGAGTGaacgaaaataaaataaaaaaataaataaaataaaaaagagagtatttaattttttaaaaataaaaaataacaaatattttaaaattaatttaaagataaagatttaatagttgaagaaaaacaactatttaaaaaaaaacaaacttaactcATTTCCTTAGTGATAAAAAGGACAATACAATATGATATCATATGATAAATGGTTGAATTAGCTTTATCCATAGTTGCCTGAGCTAGAGTCTGGACAACTATAGTAATTAAACCCTCCTAATAACTTCAACCTGCAAGTATGGAGAATTTGACAGAAGGTGCTTGCAATGATCAATTAAAGCACCAACTTCAGATATATCAGGTGTTGGGTCGTGGATTATCTAAAACTCCCTTAAAGTCAGAAAACAACACATTTTCTTTGGAAAATAATAGAttgtcatttaataaaaattgtgaTAATTGATTATCAACCATTAAGAATCAATTATTTTGTACGGGAAGTGATTTTACTGTActatttttgtgttgttttgtttcacattttttttccattcttaTTTACATACAATAAGTCGCACATCATtttttacttctcttttatttatactttttcttctttactTCTCTTCAATTTCTCATATACCAAACGGATCCTAAAAATAAGGTATTTTGAACTTGAACCTAGTCTCTGCAACATAAAACAGATAAATTcacttgtgataaaaaaaaatagttgtataAGTATAAAGATcaagatattaaatatagaCATTTTAGTCCAAAATATAATAGTATGGTAgtcccattaattttttttaatgcatgtACATCAaacttaaacataaaaaagattgaaatgATCTATTGGTTGAATAGAGCATATGAGTTGTTGTAAACCTCCTATTCCATGTCTTTAATTATTACATATGCAAAAAAACACCATAAGTAATGGGAATAAGGGAGTAGATTAGAATATATTGACTAATACTTTGTTAATATGtgttcaacaaataaaattcatataagTTCTTAAATTTGagtattatgaataaaaaattgatcaagAGAAAAAATTTCATCAAAGATAATCAACAAGTTTTtagtcaaatattaattatcaacaAACCCAATAAATATTGATACTAATAATAtggtgattttaaaaaaatatcttgaataatgattttttcactcttttacccccaaaaaaatatcataaaaacatgttattttattgagTAATGAAAACTGACACTTTCATCTTACAATATAATGAAAACttgttttcaattatatattgtaTTACTCAACACAACCAAAACATATATTTGTGTGTAATTTTCCatgcaaaaatttgtttttgattatatataaaaaatttaattaaaatataattttaatttttctattttagttctcttactttaaaatagaaatatttagtTGTTCACTTTTACAACCTGTGATATTGATTATTCTATCAAACTAAaagtattaataattaatagattaatattaactataacataaattaaacaaataatttcatttcaCGTTATTAAATTTGGATCACGTTaagatattattaataattaacactTTTTTGAATTCGATGGAAGAACTAAAATTgtagattttataaaattagaagatcaaatatttctattttaaaataaatagactaaattgtagatttttaaaaatacgaaaataaaatatctctattttaaaataaaaaataaaatttttaaattttaaaaaataaaagtactaaaattttatttaaatctaaaagacTTAATTGGTGTCAATCAATCACAAAACATTTTATCAAACTGGGGTAAACAATTTAGAATCTTTATTGTTCGTTAATTCCTTATTGTATAAAGTTGTTTTGGCATAATCTTGTTGAACAGCATTCCCTTCCGGTTTCTAGTATGGTCGGGATTTTTGcccttttcattttaaaaaaaaaaatcccgtttttgtcttttctttatCCGTTATACACTGTTATATTAAACCGTTTGAATTTCCGTCTTGCAGGTGGTACGGTAAAAGGACATTAATTTACCAAGAAGTTGCTCTTGTGCCGAATCCCACCAATTGGACAATGTCACATATAATATGAAtggatttttatttaatgaattttattcaataataaataaataaataaagtgtaTTGTTAATGTTGTTGGCGTATATAAAGCCATCTTAATGTGAAGAGGGAGATTAGTTGTTACGATGGGGCATGGCGTGTGAGGTGGGCAATGGTCCTCTTCATGGTCAACGGAGAAAAACCAGGCGTGACACTTACGAATCTTAACAATAAATGCATTCATTAGGCAACCAATTAAATTGGATTTTGTTAGTGTTTATCTGACTGGACCTAACTTTAACCTAAAATATTGTTATaacttttgaaattgagtttgagttttttttccGGTGTAAAAGTAAGGATGGGaatataatattgtaattacTGGACCACGTAGAGATGAGAAAGCAAGCCAACCTGATTTGGCTAGTTTTATATCATGTCTTAAGTGGGATAGGTTAACCTACCAGTGATCCATAGAATTGcaaaagaaaaagtatataactttttttaatatagattataatattttttcatgaaaaacaAGAATTATCATGGGTGATAGAGTTCATCTCATTAATATAGCTGAATATTTAAGACTCATACTTGACATcctgtaatttaattttatgttagttgatttatgtatttgatggtggaaaaagtatataaatacattttgtactttttttgtttttatttgagtattttatacattttttcttttgctgatttatacaaattaatgaCATGTACGATGTCTCCGTTAcacttttgtttattattaggTGAAATTTTGCTATGAGATACTTAATTTGAATAATTGAAGAAttgtacaaattaaaatatatgcacataagctaaaaattaaaacatgcaACTGTAACTGATGCTGCACTTGCCACTATTACCAGGCCAACATGGCCTAGCCACAGATTCAGGCATAGAGCGTGATGAAGGATTTGTTAATTAAGTCCGTGTCATTTCTGGAGTCAAACAATTGTAGCCTTTCTTGAATAAAGCCTTCATCTTCGTTATGATTGCCTTGGTCTACTTTACCATTTGTCCTCATCACGAATATGTATTAACTATATCACACTTGAATGTGGTATGTGGGACACCTTCTGTTAACTGTTGAGGTAACTTGAAATCATCAATTTCCTTCCAAGACATTTTCTTCAATAATTAACCTTGGCATGTTGCTGCACAGTGCAAACTTTCTATCTTCCTTTTTGCTTTATGTAAACTCATACatactttttgaaaaaattgttaattcatATGGCTGTTGTGGACTGGAGTTGCCTCTCTTAAGATACCTAGCTTATCAATTCAATGTGTTATATTTTCAGCAACAATCTTATCTTCATCATTGAGCATTATATAAAAGTGTACAGCTAACAACAGATGATAGGTCTCCTTAGACCATTCCAACCGCCTAATAAGCTAAATTCTTTGTCCTTATTCTAATTTTGCACTAAGATCGTGATGCTCTACGCTTTTCCTatgttttagtaatttttttcctGGCTCTTTTATGATTATTGCCTTTGACTAATACTCACTAGCTCTTTTGGGGATCCACGTTTACACCATATTTTGATATTGGAGCCAGGCTAGGGATACTCAAGTAAAATCGACCACCAAGAGCTTAGAGATGCTGTGAAACAGTCAAATTGGGATTAGCTAATTGCTATCACTGAATTTGCAGGATGAATCTTAACCATATTTTGTTTGCTGAAGATTGTAACGCCTGCCTTCAACTTATTTTGTGGCCATTTTGTTCAGTCACATGCATATAATATGTGCATTGAAGAATACTATAATAGAATCTGTTCAAATTCTCATTGGGATGAACTTTTCCTCAACTTTATTATTATGTCGGCTTTTCATTATCATGAAAAGATAATTGTTATTGACAAAATAGATAGTACTAGACTAGCTGGAGTAGATTTTCGGTCTGCCTGATGTTGCTATGGTTAAGCCAACAATTCTTGTTCCGGAGCTGTTGCTGCTTGCCGGTTTCTTAAAATGCTGACActtgctaatatttttaaaaaaatgatagtaaAAAGTTTTACTTGACAATTGATCTCTCTGAAATGAATGTGGTGACAAATTAGGAATGAACTGCCGATGAATCTGAGGTTGATTGTTGACTAATGGGAAGAGGGATGTTGACTTGTCTAAAGAAGATTGTGAATTTGTCTAAAATATTCCTTTTTAGTGAATTTAAAATACTCCTgtcataatttatttgtttgaatataaaatttcaaaaaatttaaaaaattgaaatttcacttTAATAGTAAGAATTTGAACTTTTTTCCTCTTACACGTACCATAGGTCCCTTTGTTCTCTCTCTCACACCTTGTGCCGGGGGTATCGTTGGCGCCGTTACATTGGAGGCGGCCGCTGCAGTCTCCGCTGGCGCAGGAAAAGACGGTGCCGAAGTAGGCGCAGCCGCTGTAGGCCTAGATGCGATCGGACCAGTGGGCATCCGGGATGGGGATGGATTGGTGGGTGAGGGTGAGGCCGCCGGCGGCGAGGACGGGATGGCCGGCGTTAGGCTAGATGGCGGGCCACACGATGTAGTTGCAGTTGTTGACGAGGGTTAGGATAAGAGCAGCGGTGGATGAGTAAAAGGTGGTGACAGCGAGGATGAAGAGTGAGCATAGGAACAATGAGCGAGTCATGACTGgggggaaaaaaataatgaaatgaaactATGTTGTTGCAGAGAGGGTTTTATTTATAGGCAGTGTTTATGTGAGAAGAACGAAGGTGCCAAAGTGAGAAAGGCGTGTTATGCTACTACGGactgttttatattttcaaggGATGCTATcaacaagttttttaaaaaataaatatttaaaagtgaaaatttgaattttattgaaattgaattatttcatctaaataaaaaaattaaaatacaagaaattgaattattttatccaaataaaatatttacaaaataaaataaatttaaattaagacaattaaaatgttatgtagttgaattttctaaaaaattttaaattctccaTCAAGGTAAAAGTTGG
It includes:
- the LOC100813814 gene encoding ADP-ribosylation factor-like protein 5, translated to MGAMISRFWFLLFPAKEYKIVVVGLDNAGKTTTLYKLHLGEVVTTNPTVGSNVEELVYKNIRFEVWDLGGQERLRTSWATYYRGTHAVIAVIDSSDRARISIIKDELFRLLGHEDLQHSVILVFANKQDIKDAMTPAEITDALSLHSIKDHDWHIQACCALSGEGLYDGLGWIAQRVTGKAPT
- the LOC100812916 gene encoding guanine nucleotide-binding protein subunit gamma 2 codes for the protein MESGGPESASPMTHRVQSLSSADTRGKHRIHAELKRLEQEARFLEEELEQLERMEKASTSCKIMLINVETKPDPLLPSSVGPLSPTWDRWFEGPQDSKSCCRCWIL